The Hymenobacter sp. DG01 genome has a segment encoding these proteins:
- a CDS encoding IS5 family transposase (programmed frameshift) has protein sequence METMLTDAQWARLAPLLPGRAGTSGGRGRDNRQFVEAVLWLARNGARWRALPAERGNWHTTYTRFQRWARAGIWARIFAAVQQDDALHTLLVDSTTVRAHQHASGARKKTDPQSLGRSRGGLTTKVHAVADARGRSVRLGLSAGQRHDAPQALPLLDGLAPAYVIADRGYDSDPLVAALAARGTHAVIPPRRKRRYPRPFDAARYAQRHPIERLFSRLKQFRRVATRYDKLDAHFLAFVHLAATVLWLRDC, from the exons ATGGAAACGATGCTTACCGATGCGCAATGGGCGCGGCTGGCTCCGCTACTGCCGGGCCGGGCCGGCACGAGTGGCGGGCGCGGACGCGACAACCGCCAGTTCGTGGAAGCCGTGCTCTGGTTGGCCCGCAACGGGGCGCGGTGGCGGGCGCTACCGGCCGAACGCGGCAATTGGCACACGACGTACACGCGCTTCCAGCGCTGGGCCCGGGCCGGCATCTGGGCCCGGATTTTTGCAGCCGTGCAGCAGGACGACGCCTTGCACACGCTGCTGGTGGACTCGACCACGGTGCGGGCCCACCAGCACGCCAGCGGCGCGCGCAAAAAAACGGACC CGCAGTCCCTCGGGCGCAGCCGCGGCGGGCTGACGACCAAAGTGCACGCCGTGGCCGACGCCCGCGGCCGGTCCGTGCGCCTGGGCTTGAGCGCGGGCCAGCGCCACGACGCCCCGCAGGCCTTGCCGCTGCTTGACGGGCTGGCCCCGGCTTACGTCATCGCCGACCGCGGCTACGATTCCGACCCGTTGGTGGCCGCCTTGGCCGCCCGCGGCACCCACGCCGTGATTCCGCCCCGGCGCAAGCGCCGATACCCGCGCCCTTTCGATGCGGCTCGCTACGCGCAGCGCCACCCCATCGAACGGCTGTTCAGCCGCCTCAAGCAGTTCCGCCGCGTAGCCACCCGCTATGACAAATTGGATGCGCATTTTTTAGCTTTTGTTCACCTGGCTGCAACCGTCCTGTGGTTGCGTGACTGTTAA
- a CDS encoding IS3 family transposase has translation MAHPPRAPRPRPAGPAAALVRAAHHRLGPGRAGRTQPLARPASPTAPNRVWVGDITYLPRQGGGWLYLAVWLDRCSRKIVGWDVRDTMPEDLVSEALRRALVVRRPPAGLIVHSDQGSQYTATRFKSLVAKHGAQQSMSRRGNCYDNAHAESFWSRFKAELLDGGSFPGLAEAKLEISHHIAYYNAERRHSALGYLSPNHFETYLQTTSQLCPA, from the coding sequence CTGGCGCATCCGCCGCGTGCTCCACGCCCACGGCCTGCGGGCCCAGCAGCCGCGCTCGTTCGTGCCGCGCACCACCGACTCGGACCCGGCCGTGCGGGCCGCACCCAACCGCTTGCTCGGCCAGCCAGCCCCACGGCCCCGAATCGGGTCTGGGTGGGCGACATCACGTATTTGCCCCGCCAGGGCGGGGGCTGGCTCTACCTGGCCGTGTGGCTCGACCGCTGCTCGCGCAAAATCGTCGGCTGGGACGTGCGCGACACCATGCCCGAAGACCTGGTCAGCGAAGCCCTGCGCCGGGCCCTGGTGGTGCGCCGCCCCCCGGCCGGGCTTATCGTGCACTCGGACCAGGGCAGCCAGTACACAGCCACCCGCTTCAAAAGCCTGGTCGCCAAACACGGCGCCCAGCAAAGCATGAGCCGGCGGGGCAACTGCTACGATAACGCCCACGCCGAATCGTTTTGGAGCCGCTTCAAGGCCGAACTGCTCGACGGCGGCAGCTTCCCCGGTCTGGCCGAAGCCAAGCTCGAAATCAGCCACCACATCGCCTATTACAATGCCGAACGACGACATTCCGCCCTCGGCTACCTCTCGCCCAACCACTTCGAAACCTATCTTCAAACAACGTCCCAATTGTGTCCGGCTTAG
- a CDS encoding transposase translates to MAAKPSGASPDKRRKYDEAFKAEALRLASESRSTQAAARQLGISPKLLYRWQQAQLVAEVGSEEVARDPEVRALRARLKRAEQELDILKKALVIFGQPTR, encoded by the coding sequence ATGGCAGCAAAACCCAGCGGGGCGTCGCCCGACAAACGGCGTAAATACGACGAGGCGTTTAAGGCCGAGGCGCTGCGTCTGGCCAGCGAAAGCCGCAGCACGCAGGCGGCGGCGCGGCAGCTGGGCATCAGTCCCAAACTGCTCTACCGCTGGCAGCAGGCGCAGCTCGTGGCCGAAGTGGGCAGTGAGGAAGTGGCCCGTGACCCGGAGGTCCGCGCCCTGCGCGCCCGGCTGAAGCGGGCGGAGCAGGAGCTCGACATTTTAAAAAAAGCCTTGGTCATCTTCGGCCAGCCGACCCGGTGA
- a CDS encoding radical SAM protein — MSSSLRILLVTPPLTQLNTPYPATAYLKGFLAPRGYQVTQADLGLELVLKLFSREGLTRVFRAIETGSFELSDNARRMMRLQQSYLSTIGPVIRFLQNKDNTLAPRICHSRFLPEAGRFDNVADLESAFGTMGLTDQARHLATLYLEDLGDLIKETVGPQFGFSRYAEKLAMSATTFDGLHEALQAPPNLLDQMLQELLDELVARVQPDVTGFTVPFPGNLYGALRLAGRIKEISPRTLTLMGGGYPNTELRTIKEPRFFDYIDYLTLDDGEGPWLRLLEAISHQLSVASSQVSVGSYQEVDANYQEALVDNQLSGYPTEFPESLPLTTGNQHLATDQLQRTFRRNEAGEVEYINQPFPDVPHPEVGTPDYSDLPLTEYLSVIEVLNPMHRLWSDGRWNKLTVAHGCYWKRCSFCDVTLDYISRYETAPATLLVDRIEQIIAQTGQTGFHFVDEAAPPLALRDLAVELLKRRVSITWWGNIRFEKTFTPDLCRLLAASGCIAVSGGLEVASDRLLALMEKGVTIAQVARVTDGFTQAGIMVHAYLMYGFPTQTTQETVDSLEVVRQLFQAGIVQSGYWHRFSMTAHSPVGKNPAKYKVAAVGPEPGPFAWNDLWHEDPTGTDHEAFGPGLTKALYNYLHGVALQEPLSFWFDFRTPKPTLPRHLIQQALQEPGKPDASRPNNRLFWLGNAPELRYEPAKKGQRAILTFYEQAEDFEVKVPAVLGPWLQDLLTRLATDYDTKLLLKDAAASYPSGAPQPWEQFLLSQGWQLLREKGLLIL; from the coding sequence GTGTCGTCCTCGCTTCGCATCCTGCTTGTTACTCCGCCGCTTACCCAGCTGAATACGCCCTACCCGGCCACGGCCTACCTCAAGGGCTTTCTGGCCCCGCGCGGCTATCAGGTAACCCAGGCCGACCTCGGGCTGGAGTTGGTGCTGAAGCTGTTTTCGCGGGAAGGACTGACGCGCGTTTTCCGGGCCATTGAAACGGGCAGCTTCGAGCTCAGCGACAACGCCCGCCGCATGATGCGCCTGCAGCAGAGCTACCTGAGCACCATCGGGCCGGTCATCCGGTTTCTGCAGAATAAGGACAACACCCTGGCCCCACGCATCTGCCACTCGCGGTTTCTGCCCGAGGCCGGCCGCTTCGACAACGTAGCGGATCTGGAATCGGCCTTCGGCACCATGGGCCTCACCGATCAGGCCCGCCACCTGGCCACGCTTTATCTGGAAGACCTCGGCGACCTGATCAAGGAAACCGTGGGCCCGCAGTTCGGCTTTTCACGCTACGCCGAGAAGCTGGCTATGTCGGCCACTACCTTCGATGGCCTGCACGAAGCCCTGCAGGCCCCGCCGAACCTGCTGGACCAGATGCTGCAGGAGCTACTAGATGAGCTGGTGGCCCGCGTGCAGCCCGATGTGACTGGATTTACGGTGCCGTTTCCGGGCAACCTTTACGGAGCTCTGCGCTTAGCTGGCCGCATCAAGGAAATCAGCCCCCGCACCCTGACCCTAATGGGCGGCGGCTACCCCAACACCGAGCTCCGAACCATCAAGGAGCCCCGCTTTTTCGATTACATCGACTACCTGACGCTGGACGATGGCGAAGGCCCCTGGCTGCGCCTGCTGGAGGCTATCAGTCACCAGTTGTCAGTTGCCAGTTCTCAGGTGTCGGTTGGCAGTTATCAGGAAGTGGATGCCAACTACCAGGAAGCGCTAGTTGATAATCAACTTTCAGGATACCCCACTGAATTTCCAGAAAGTCTGCCACTAACAACCGGCAACCAGCACTTAGCAACTGACCAGTTACAACGCACCTTCCGGCGGAACGAAGCCGGGGAAGTTGAGTACATCAATCAGCCCTTCCCGGATGTGCCCCACCCGGAGGTAGGTACGCCGGACTATTCCGATTTGCCCCTGACGGAGTATTTGTCGGTGATTGAGGTGCTGAACCCCATGCACCGGCTCTGGAGCGACGGGCGCTGGAACAAGCTCACGGTGGCCCACGGCTGCTACTGGAAGCGCTGCTCCTTCTGCGACGTGACGCTGGACTACATCAGTCGCTACGAAACGGCTCCGGCTACCCTGCTCGTGGACCGCATCGAGCAGATTATTGCCCAAACCGGCCAGACCGGCTTCCACTTCGTGGATGAGGCCGCCCCGCCCCTGGCCCTGCGTGACCTGGCCGTGGAGCTGCTGAAGCGGCGGGTAAGCATTACGTGGTGGGGCAATATCCGCTTCGAGAAAACTTTCACCCCCGACCTGTGCCGCCTGCTGGCCGCCTCGGGCTGCATTGCCGTGAGCGGGGGCCTGGAGGTAGCTTCGGATAGGCTGCTGGCCCTGATGGAAAAGGGCGTAACCATAGCGCAGGTAGCCCGCGTGACGGATGGCTTCACCCAAGCCGGCATTATGGTGCATGCCTACCTCATGTACGGCTTCCCCACCCAAACCACCCAGGAAACCGTGGACTCATTGGAAGTGGTCCGGCAGCTGTTTCAGGCGGGCATTGTGCAGAGCGGCTACTGGCACCGCTTCTCGATGACGGCCCACTCGCCGGTTGGGAAGAACCCGGCCAAGTATAAAGTGGCCGCCGTAGGCCCCGAGCCCGGCCCGTTTGCCTGGAACGACCTGTGGCATGAGGACCCCACCGGCACCGACCACGAAGCCTTCGGCCCCGGCCTGACCAAAGCCCTGTACAACTACCTGCACGGGGTAGCACTGCAGGAGCCGCTCAGCTTCTGGTTTGATTTCCGGACGCCCAAGCCCACCCTGCCCCGCCACCTGATTCAGCAGGCCCTGCAGGAGCCCGGCAAACCCGATGCTTCCCGGCCTAACAACCGCCTGTTCTGGCTGGGCAATGCCCCAGAGCTGCGCTATGAGCCCGCCAAAAAAGGCCAGCGCGCCATCCTCACGTTCTATGAGCAGGCCGAGGACTTCGAGGTGAAGGTGCCGGCCGTGTTGGGCCCCTGGCTGCAGGATCTGCTCACCCGCCTCGCCACCGACTACGATACGAAGCTGCTGCTAAAAGACGCCGCAGCTTCCTACCCCTCGGGCGCGCCCCAACCCTGGGAGCAGTTCCTGTTGTCGCAGGGGTGGCAGCTGCTGCGAGAGAAAGGCCTGCTGATTCTGTAG
- a CDS encoding GNAT family N-acetyltransferase, producing MSFPLRILVAKRNAATAAQLAELGQRLFHETYADQNSAEDMAAYEAATFHPEKQLRELEDPDTVFLLAQMEQEVVGYAKLKLHATLGLDPEKTPEERLEIERLYVSEDWIGTGLGAALMRRAIEEARQQGCRAVVLGVWEKNDRALEFYRRFGFRQIGQHKFVIGSDEQTDFILRKGLH from the coding sequence ATGTCTTTTCCGCTCCGCATTCTGGTAGCCAAGCGCAACGCGGCCACCGCCGCTCAACTCGCCGAACTGGGCCAACGCCTGTTTCATGAAACCTATGCCGACCAAAACTCGGCCGAGGACATGGCAGCCTACGAAGCGGCTACCTTCCACCCCGAAAAGCAGCTGCGTGAGCTGGAGGACCCCGATACCGTGTTTTTGCTGGCCCAGATGGAGCAGGAGGTAGTAGGCTACGCCAAGCTGAAGCTACACGCTACCCTTGGCCTCGACCCCGAGAAAACCCCCGAGGAGCGCCTGGAGATTGAGCGGCTTTACGTGAGTGAAGACTGGATTGGCACCGGTCTTGGGGCAGCCCTCATGCGGCGAGCTATTGAGGAGGCGCGCCAGCAGGGCTGCCGGGCCGTAGTGCTGGGCGTGTGGGAGAAGAACGACCGTGCCCTGGAGTTTTACCGCCGCTTTGGCTTCCGCCAGATCGGGCAGCATAAGTTTGTAATCGGTTCCGATGAGCAAACGGATTTTATTTTGCGCAAAGGCCTGCACTAA